TGGAAATAGATTCCCCACCCGGAGTGTCTGTGATTGTTAAGCCCTCTACTCTAAAATTCTCCAAGTTGAAccagaagttgaaataccaaGTGTTGTTTACGAGAAGAGATAATAGCACAAATAGTGGTATTAGTCAAGGATTCTTGAAATGGAGTAGTAAGAAGCACTCTGTAAGAAGCCCAATTGCAGTTATCCTACAGCCTACAATTggattttagttttatatttcttctcatttttttagTAATTGGAAGAATGTATAACAAGACTCTGTTAGTGGTTTCAATAGAAAACAGTGAATTACTCACTTTCACAATATCAAAATGTTACTACATGAATTAGTACCCAAAAAAGGGCAGCTTGGTGCACTAAGCTCTCTCTATGAGCGAGTCTGGAAAAGAGACGGACCACAAGGATCTATTATACGTAGCTTTGCCGTGCATTTCTGCAAGGGGCTATTTCCTGACTCAAACCCGTGAGTCACATGGCATCAAACTTTACATAAACTAGTTCAAGTAGTTATAGTTCCAAAATTGTTCTTGTAAGTCCTATAAAGGCTGAATACATAGTTTAACCCCTGAATTTTTAAGAgataagtattgaaaacaccccTAAACTTGGCGTAAATTATTACTTTAGTCCTCCAACTATTGATAGCCTTATAAACACTGCCTACTTCAAACTACTCATACAAGACTCATATTTTCTTTATGAAATGAGGTTAGGGTCGAGAGATGATTTCATGAAAATTGATTACAAATGTTCCTTTCTTATTAATTATGTTCAAATTACTTTATTATGATTTCAGAACTTGGATTATTGGTTTGTGAGTTGCCTCATATGATTTTGAAAAGGGTTTTTCAgtataaataatgaatttgggAATCTATGAGTCTTTCAAAAGCTTCAGTTTAAAATGATGAACAAAGGATAACGTTTCTGTCCCCGTTAATTGTTAATGACattgcatttttatgttgtCTTGTAACTTGGAAAGACTTGGATGATGGTATTGAACATAATGTTTTAACATAAATGTGTCTTTGGTTTTCAAAGGATGACGAAGAGTTTTAAATAGCTAATTATACCTTTCGGCATGGTTACAATGACTTGCAAGTCTTGGTATGGCGATACTAATGGAAATATGTCTTATTCAGATAACTTTCAAATCACTCTATGTCCAAAATTCTCTTCTCAACTGCACTCGAAGAAAATTaccaatttatttttcaaaaaaatctcAATGGAAACAGTCATCATTCATCAAAATGTCAATGTCAATAGCCCAATATTCAGTTAAACTTGTTGCGTTGCAAATACAAATGTGTTCTTAATTAAGAAGAAGTTTATGAGAATCAAGGTTTTTGCGTATGGtcattaatattaatgatttctAGGAAAGCGTGCAATTAGTGTCAAACTGTCTGCTAACTGACATTCCAAAAAGGGTGTTTATCGATTAAGACAACAGGACAATGTGatcaataaaatcaaaatcGATTAACCGCTTTAACAAGTAAAAGGTTCTTAGACCAGGTATGTCAAatcaaattaccaaaaaagaacTAAAGTTCTCAATGAaaacaatcatcattcatcaaaCTGTCAATAGGCCAAATGTAGTAAAACTTATAGGTTTGCAAGTGGAGATTTGTTCTTAATTAAGAAGTAGTTTATGAGAATCAAGTTTTGATACATGGTCATTAACACTAATCATTTCTAGGAAAATGTTCAATTAGACTAACTAATTCACATCACcatcctttcctttttattactttcttaATTGCTGCTTCAACTTTAGTTCCTTAAACACACAATACTACTTTATTAAACAATCAAATATTTGCAAGGCCAGAGCTCACTATAAGTACTAGTAGTATACATAATGCAAAAATATCAAACTCCACTTTCCTAAGTGTACATCATTAGTTCAACACATTTGCaacaatgaaaatattttttgttatttttgctATACTTGCTTGTTTTTCATGTCCTAGTATGCAGAGCGATTTGGAGACGTACATAGTTCAAGTCGAATCACCAGAAAGCCAAATTTCCACTCAATCGTCAAGAATGGATTTGGAGAGCTGGTACAAATCTTTCATGCCAAAGACCATAGAAAACGCTGACTCAGAGGAAAAGCCACGGTTGATATATTTGTATCATAATGTTATCATAGGCTTTGCTGCTAGATTGTCAGCGAAGCAAGTGAAGGAAATGGAGAAGAAACCAGGTTTTATATCTGCGTGGCCTCAGAGGATATTATCCTTGCACACTACCCATACTCCGagttttcttcaattgcaacAGAACGTTGGCCTGTGGAGGGATGACAAATATGGAAAAGGTGTGATCATTGGAGTCTTGGACACCGGGGTTACCCCTGACCATCCTTCATTTAGCGACGAAGGAATGCCTCCTCCACCTGCTAAATGGAAGGGAAAGTGTGATTCGAATTTCACTGCAAAGTGTAACAACAAGCTCATTGGCGCAAGGTCCTACATAGACGACAAACATTCGCCAATAGATGATGATGGACATGGCACACACACCTCCAGCACAGCTGCAGGAAGTTTTGTGAAAGGTGCCAATGTGTATGGGAACGCTAAAGGCACTGCGGTTGGGATTGCCCCTCTTGCTCACTTGGCCATTTATAAGGTCTGTCAAGAATTTGGTTGCCCCGATGCTGACATTTTAGCTGGCATGGATGAAGCTATTGATGATGGAGTAGATATCCTGTCCCTTTCCCTGGGTGGACCTAGCAGGTCATTCTATGATGATCCAATTGCACTTGGGGCATACAGTGCCGCAAAAAGAGGTATTCTTGTAAGTTGCTCTGCCAGTAATGATGGCCCATCCAATGGAATCATATCAAACGAAGCTCCGTGGATTCTGACAGTAGGTGCAAGCACTATTGACAGAGAACTTAAGGCCACTGTTATGCTCGGAAACCAAAAACTATTCGTGGGTGAATCAGCATTTAGTCCTAAGGTTCCCATTTTGGATTTTTTCCCTTTGATTGATCCTTCACTGAGTAAACTCAACTTTTATAGCCCTTATTGCGAACCAGGTACTCTGAATGATCCTAAAATTAAAGGCAAAATTGTTGTGTGCAAGCTTGGGAATGCTGGCAATGTTGAAAAAGGACAAGCTGTAAAGGATGCCGGAGGAGTTGGCATGATTCTTGTTAGTATCCCTGAGTTTGGTTTCACCAAGTTAGCCGATCCTCATGTCCTTCCAGCTCTGTTTATTACATTCAATGACGGAACGGAGATCCTTCAATACATGAACTCAACATCAGAACCAACTGCAAGAATTTTGTTCCATGGCACAATAATCGGAGATAAAGAAGCTCCGGTGGTTGCTGCATATTCTTCTCGCGGACCTAGCAAAGCTACTCCTGGTATCTTGAAGCCTGATATAATTGGTCCCGGTAATAACATTCTTGCTGCTTGGCCTACCTCCGTTGACTTCGAAAAACACACAAAATCTACCTTCAATATTATACAGGGCACCTCCATGTCTTGTCCTCACCTCAGTGGAGTAGCAGCATTGCTTAAAAGCACACACCCCACTTGGTCCCCTTCAGCTATCAAATCAGCAATCATGACAACCGCTAACACACTGAACCTCGCCAATGTTCCCATCTTAGATGAAAGGCTCCTTCCTGCTGACATCTTTGCCATTGGTGCAGGACATGTCAATCCATCGAGAGCTAATGATCCAGGACTAATCTACGACACCCCATTTGATGACTACCTGCCTTACCTGTGTGGTTTGAATTACACAGATCAACAGGTGGGAAGCATCGTGAAACACAAAGTGGATTGTAACAAAGTGAAACACATTCCTGAAGCTCAACTAAATTATCCTTCATTCTCCATCGAATTCGGGGAGAGTTCTCAGACATATACAAGAACAGTGACTAACATCGGGGAAGCTAAATCATCTTACACTGGAAATAGATTCCCCACCCGGAGTCGCTGTGATTGTTAAGCCCTCTACTCTGAAATTCTCCCAGTTAAACCAGAAGTTGAAATATCAAGTGATGTTTACCAGAAGAGATAATAGCACAAACAGTGGCATTGCTCAAGGATTCTTGAAATGGAGCAGTAAGAAGTACTCCGTAAGAAGCCCAATCGCAGTTGTGCTACAACCTACAATTGGTTTCTAGTAATTGGAACAATGTATAACAAGATTATGTTAGTGGTTTCAATAGAAACTGTTGAATAGTAAGTGACAAAAGTATTCACATCATATTTTCATGTTACATTTTCACAATATCAAAAATGTTACTACATGAGCTTGTAGTCAAGTCTCTTTCACATATATATGTCCTTCAACATTTTACACGTCAAATGTTCACAAAGTGTATCTAACATATGTCACTTTAGCTACGCGAGCTCTACATAGAGAAAATGAGAATATATGCAGAACATGTGTCAAAAGTTTCATATAaagtgtacgcaaaccttaccacTTGCTTATGGAGGCAGATAGGCTGTTGCtgaaagaccctcagctcaagagaaGCAAATTCAagtacaaagaagaagaaaatatagcAACTAACAAAGAAAACAGTGCAAAGCCtacaaaaaagaaacaaaaacaacaaaatagtgcaGTAGTCAAAACACGAATAGAAGAGTACTCATTGTTCATATGAATGAGGTGAATGCAAATTGACTCATCACACTTTGACGAGCACAATACCAACTATGAAATTGGTTAAGATTAGATGCTAGGTTGCTAATTTACATGTATATCTCTACTCCATTCCGATGTGTTAGGCTCGACCTTGTCTTGCTATATCACCTTTAATTTATTCACTCTTTATGTATTGAGATTtggaacttattttttttatcatacttATGAGATTTCATGTTATTACTTTTTGTAGCATATAATGTTTGGGAAATGCAAAGATTATACAAAAAGTAAAGGTAGGCTCTTGGTTTAGGTGCAATGATGTTTGGATTAAACAAAATAAGGAGCACTCTTCTTCTCAATCTCACTTTCTCTCACATGAAATTATTGTTTCTACTAAACCAATAGGCAAAACCAAcgtaaaattaaaagaaataggcAAAAGCTtgaggaccaaaagtgcaccaatttTGCATGGTGGACTATTAGTGCTATATCATGGAAGTCGAAATCGATCTGTTAAGGATAGTTTTTTAACAAGAAAACGGTGTTACTAACTTCTAGAAAAAGTTTGTCGAAGCAAAGTACcctcttttttataataaagttcTCAATGGGAACACTCATCTTTAGTCAAAATGTCAATGTCAATAGCCCAATCGGTAGTTAAACATGCAGCTTTGCAAGtggaaaaatgtttttttttttttattaaaaagaagaTTGTGACAACCATTTCTAGGAAAAGATATCAAAAGGAGTGCTATTGATTAAACAATTCAAAAATCTTCCACTGCAGGACCAGACTACACTATATATAGTAGTAGTACACACaaagtaaaaaatatcaaactccACTTTCCTAAATGTACATCATTAATTCATAGTTCCTTTTTCATACCACACTTGCAGCCATGGgaatcttgaaaatattttttgttatttttgctATACTTGCTTGTTTTTCATGTCCTAGTATGCAGAGCGATTTGGTGACGTACATAGTTCAAGTCGAATCTCCAGAAAGCCAAATATCTACTCAATCGTCGAGAGTGGATTTGGAGAGCTGGTACAATTCTTTCTTGCCAAAGACCATAGCAACCGCTGGCTCAGATGAAAAGCCACGGTTGATATATTCATATCAGAATGTGATGAAAGGCTTTGCAGCAAGATTATCAGCTGAACAGGTGAAGGAAATGGAGAAGAAACAGGGCTTTATATCTGCGTGGCCTCAGAGGATATTGTCTTTGCACACTACACATACTCCGAGTTTTCTTGGATTGCAACAGAACGTTGGCTTGTGGAGGGATTCCAACTATGGTGAAGGTGTGATCATTGGTGTTTTGGACACCGGGATTTCACCTGACCATCCTTCATTTAGCGACGAAGGAATGGCTCCTCCGCCTGCTAAATGGAAGGGTAAGTGTGAATCGAACTTCACAACAAAGTGTAACAACAAGCTCATTGGTGCGAGGACTTTCCCAATAAGCAGTGATTCACCAATTGATGAGGATGGACATGGTACACACACAGCCAGCACAGCTGCAGGAAGTTTTGTGAAAGGTGCGAATGTGTATGGGAACGCTGAAGGCACTGCGGTTGGGATTGCCCCTCTTGCTCACCTGGCCATTTATAAGGTCTGTGATTCATCTGGTTGCGCTGACAGTGACATTCTAGCTGCCATGGATGCAGCTATTGATGATGGAGTAGATATCCTGTCCCTTTCCCTTGGTGGTAGCAGCATTCCATTCTATAATGATCCGATTGCACTCAGTGCCTATAGTGCAGCACAAAGAGGTATTCTTGTAAGTTGCTCTGCCGGTAATAGCGGTCCATATGATAGCACCTTATCAAATGAAGCTCCATGGATTCTGACAGTAGGTGCAAGCACTATTGACAGGAAACTCAAGGCCACTGTTAAGCTCGGAAACCAACAATTATTTGAGGGTGAAACAGCTTTTCATCCAAAGGATCACAATTCAACATTTTCCCCTCTGTTTGATCCTTCACTGAATGCAACTGACTTTGAAAGACCTTATTGCGGACCAGGTACTCTGAGTGACCCTGATATTAAAGGCAAAATTGTTGTGTGCAAGGCAGGTGGTGGTTTTCCCAGGATAGTAAAAGGACAAACTGTAAAGGATGCCGGAGGTGTTGGCATGATTATCATTAGTACCGCTGATGATGGTTTCACTATACCTGCCGATGCTCACGTCCTTCCGGCTCTGTATATTACCTACAAAGATGGAATGGAAATTCTTGACTACATGAACTCAACGTCAAAACCAATTGCAAGAATTGCATTTCAAGGAACAATAATTGGGGATAAAGATGCTCCGGTGGTTACTGCATTTTCTTCTAGGGGACCAAGTATAGCTAGTCCTGGAATCTTGAAGCCTGATATTATTGGTCCTGGTCTTAACATTCTTGCTGCTTGGCCAACCTCCATTGACaacaaaacaaacacaaagTCTACCTTCAACATTATATCGGGCACTTCAATGTCTTGTCCACACCTCAGTGGAGTAGCAGCATTGCTGAAAAGCACACACCCGACTTGGTCCCCTGCAGCTATCAAATCAGCAATCATGACAACTGCTAACACAGTGAACCTCGCCAATGATCCCATCTTAGATGAGAGGCTCCTTCCGGCTAACATCTTCGCAATCGGTGCAGGACATGTCAATCCATCGAGAGCTAATGATCCAGGACTAATCTACGACACCGAATTGAAGGACTACCTGCCTTACCTCTGCGGTTTGAATTACACAAATCGACAGGTGGGAAATCTCCTGCAACGCAAAGTGGATTGTAAGGAAGTGAAACGCATTCCTGAAGCACAACTAAATTATCCTTCATTCTCCATCACACTAGGAGAAATTTCTCAGACTTATACGAGAACAGTGACTAATGTCGGGGAAGCTAAATCATCTTACAGTGTGGAAATAGCTTCCCCACCTGGAGTCTCTGTGATTGTTAAGCCCTCTACTCTGGAATTCTCCCAGTTGGAccagaagttgaaataccaaGTGACATTTACGAAAAGAGATAATAGCCCAAACAGTGGCATTGCTCAAGGATTCTTGAAATGGAGTAGTAAGAAGTACTCAGTAAGAAGCCCAGTTGCAGTTGTGCTACAGCCTACAATTGGTTTctagttttattttcttctcattttagtAATTGGAACTATGTATAACAAGCCTATGTTAGTGGTTCCAATAGAAACTGTTGAATTATAAGTGACAAAAGTATTCACATTATATTTGCATGTTACATTTTCATAATATCAAAAATGTTACCACATGAATCAGTGCAAATAGTTATAATTCCAAAATTGTTCATGTAAATTCTATAAAGGCTTAATACATagaccatataaggagaccaggACCCCTTATCCCACCAATGTGGACTCCAACAACCCTGCATGCCCAAGACTAGACATCTAGAGTATGGACAATATAAGCCGGAAGGTCCAACATCGGAAACAATGAATTGGGATGTGTTtcgctctaataccatgttaaAGAAATGGGGGCCTGACTTTATCCAAAAACTAGATCATGAGGAAAGGATTGCCCCGGACCATAAAAAGAGAACAAGGACCCCTTATCCAACCGACGAGGGACTCCAACAGCTATGTGACGCTCGCATGTTCTACACATATAATAGGAGAGcgaatgcaaaaaaaaattatgtcggAAGCTTCATTTAGTTGCACATGTCCAACTTTTTATATTGTCATTTTTTCGGGGAATCATTTTCGTTTAAATTTTCTATTCTCTTCTCTCTATTAGTTTGTTTCCCAACTTGTGTCCAGTCACTTCCATACTCAAAGCTCGAACCCGAAACCTCTAGTTAAGAATAAAGAAGTACTTCTCACTCCACCACAATTTTAATTGGTTGTTCTCTTGTCGCTTTCATTTCATCTCTTTGTTTCCTACACTCATCTTTCCGAGTAATTGTTCTATAAACAGGGTCCTTTTGTGGGATGAATTCTTAATGTTAAAGGGTGAATTCTTTACATAACTTCTGAAAGTGAAGCATATATAAAGGGGAACAATAAGAGATCGAGACGGATCCAAGATATAAATTTAATGGATTTAATTCTCTTGCATCGTTCaatcttttgatattttaataatCTTTTTACATAGATATATCTATACCATATACAAAAGTTATGAGTTCAAATGAGCCCACGACTAAAAGTCTATCCGCCCGTAGGGTTAAATCTTCAGCTCAAGTTCTCTATGAGTTAAGATTCTACTAAATATcaacaacatactcaatgtAATTCCAGACTCGAAAAGGATAGAGCGTAAACAAACCTTATCCTTATGGTTATTTCCTATAGATCCTCGACTCAAGGATTCTACTAAATaagtataaatattaaattccaAACTTATTAATTAgcatttaaaattattatcctAAAATCTCGAACTCATAAAGTTTAAATTCTTGCTTCACTTCTGAGCCATGGACAGAGGTCAGACAATGGTGGTCCAGGGACGGAGCAAAGTAATGATTCGAATAACAAAATCAGTTAAAACTCAAAACTCACCAGCaataatcatcaaaatatctgaattagcaaaaaaaaaaacagacacGAAGGAAACttttttcttccattaaagTGAAAAATTAAGCAGAAAATGGGGAAAATGAGATTCAATTTTACCTCGAATTTCATAACAGTTTGGCGTCGAGAATTTGTGTGTTCATACTTTCTcctctatttttcaaaaaaaaaaaaaatccccaaTTTGTTCATTTGGAAGTGTAATTGATTTGGGGGAAAAATAGTTGaaaacttgattttattttatttttggaacaTAGACCACTAAACACTCCAACTCATTTCAATTTTGTCTTTCAAATTCTCAATATTGATGTGATACATAAATTTTGGTGTCATCCGACAAATTAATATGTCTAGTAGATATACACGGACGGAGCTACCTAAGGCAAGGGGTGTCAAACGacactttaaaaaattatattgtatatatagatcaaaatttgatttaataaatatatacaagtGTTGACACATTGATACAAGTAGAAGGTTTGGTATAGCAATTAAGGAGTTGCAAAAATTACTTGAGGTTGTGTGTTTTATCCTTGGTAACAACGCTTGTATATTTTTACttcctggctccgccactaTAGATTTATATGCTTAAAATCAGATAAAGTCAAATTTGAATGTTTGTTTAGATCTCGTTTTTATACTAGAGATTTCTATTGAATATGCATAAATATTTACTTAGTTGTGAACCAAATAACTAAAATGAGTTATGAATACACTTACAAATTCACAATTCGCAAAATTTAAACTGTAATTCTATgtctaaaaaataaagatagtcACCAATGGCAGCTACATGAAGGAGAGATGGAGAGTACAACAGCTAGGGATGGTGAATGCTAACGGCCAAGGAAAATggaataatttgattttgatggaCACTAGCTACTTATCTTTTGGACCCTTCGGCAATAGACAACttgattttccttaaaaaataaaactttaacttattatttattaaattactacaacttaattaaaaaataaattttatatttagtatcaaacttaacgagaaaataaaaatatttacggAGAACCAGTATTTTGTGGCCTAAATTAAGGTAAAGTATGTTGACCTTGTGAAGGTACTTGGAAGATGTAATGGAAACTTATAACTATTTAAACATGTTGCCCACTAAAGAATTGATCATTATATGTATGAAATAGGGTATATCAATAATAGTACTATATAATAAATCCAATATCAAATAATTGACCAGAAATATCAAGTATACAAACAAAGacgaaatcaaaattttaattttatgattctAAAAATTAGAATGACACCTTCAAGAGCCAataataaatatctaaatttaatatttataccctcttaatttattttgtgatataaatacattatttaactaaaaaatagtaGATTCGATCGAATCAGTATCCGGACTTCTCGCTACAAAGAAGTCAAAGTTGTCAACTTtagattgttataatatataatatgaacaCAATTGGGAAAATAATGGCTGCTAATTTGGATGGTCCTTAATATATTAGTGCAACTATtacttttatcttcttcttttttctgacAAAGGAATAGCTTTatctaaaaataaagaaaaaaggcACAGATACCTTTGGAGTCTGGATTATAATCAAAATTTCAGAGATACACTTAAACTAAACTAAGATCCTATTACATCTAAACTCATTTtgtttgtaattttatacaccttttggcttacgtgATACACTCCATGACTCCACATACGTGGGAGATGTTTAGATGTCATGTAACCCAAAAagatgtacaaaattacaaaaaaaaataaaaattgggataatatgaccttagtttagttaagatgtATCTCTGGAATTCAAGTCATAGTGTACTTTTGCCTTACTAAAGACCGCGAACCTACATATCACGTGTTGCGCTCTTACCACCAGACCACTGGTGGCATGCACATCATTATCCATTCTTCCTTTTaactttagttcttttttttttctttctcataaTAATTGTTTTCCtctttcaataaaataattttttaaaaaatcaagaattagTACTTTATTAAACATGAGGGCTCTACtaattaaataattcaaaagCTTCCACTCAAGACTCAACTTGTTTTGATCATGAACAGGATCAGCCGCCAGAGCACTATATATACCATTTGTCCAAAAGACTGCAAAATAACAAACAACATTTTACTAATTGTATTAATGTTTTAGCTCAAGAAAATACAAATTTCTTAGCACATTTTTAGTCatgaaaatcttgaaattttttcttgtttttactATACTTGGTTGTTTATCATGGCCTAGTAT
This genomic stretch from Solanum stenotomum isolate F172 chromosome 10, ASM1918654v1, whole genome shotgun sequence harbors:
- the LOC125841460 gene encoding subtilisin-like protease isoform X1, which encodes MGILKIFFVIFAILACFSCPSMQSDLVTYIVQVESPESQISTQSSRVDLESWYNSFLPKTIATAGSDEKPRLIYSYQNVMKGFAARLSAEQVKEMEKKQGFISAWPQRILSLHTTHTPSFLGLQQNVGLWRDSNYGEGVIIGVLDTGISPDHPSFSDEGMAPPPAKWKGKCESNFTTKCNNKLIGARTFPISSDSPIDEDGHGTHTASTAAGSFVKGANVYGNAEGTAVGIAPLAHLAIYKVCDSSGCADSDILAAMDAAIDDGVDILSLSLGGSSIPFYNDPIALSAYSAAQRGILVSCSAGNSGPYDSTLSNEAPWILTVGASTIDRKLKATVKLGNQQLFEGETAFHPKDHNSTFSPLFDPSLNATDFERPYCGPGTLSDPDIKGKIVVCKAGGGFPRIVKGQTVKDAGGVGMIIISTADDGFTIPADAHVLPALYITYKDGMEILDYMNSTSKPIARIAFQGTIIGDKDAPVVTAFSSRGPSIASPGILKPDIIGPGLNILAAWPTSIDNKTNTKSTFNIISGTSMSCPHLSGVAALLKSTHPTWSPAAIKSAIMTTANTVNLANDPILDERLLPANIFAIGAGHVNPSRANDPGLIYDTELKDYLPYLCGLNYTNRQVGNLLQRKVDCKEVKRIPEAQLNYPSFSITLGEISQTYTRTVTNVGEAKSSYSVEIASPPGVSVIVKPSTLEFSQLDQKLKYQVTFTKRDNSPNSGIAQGFLKWSSKKYSVRSPVAVVLQPTIGF
- the LOC125841460 gene encoding subtilisin-like protease isoform X2 — its product is MKIFFVIFGILGCFSWPSMQSDLEMYIVQVESPESQISTQSSRMDLESWYKSFLPNTIATAGSDEKPRLIYSYHNVIIGFAARLSVKQVKEMEKKQGFISAWPQRILSLHTTHTPSFLGLQQNVGLWRDSNYGEGVIIGVLDTGISPDHPSFSDEGMAPPPAKWKGKCESNFTTKCNNKLIGARTFPISSDSPIDEDGHGTHTASTAAGSFVKGANVYGNAEGTAVGIAPLAHLAIYKVCDSSGCADSDILAAMDAAIDDGVDILSLSLGGSSIPFYNDPIALSAYSAAQRGILVSCSAGNSGPYDSTLSNEAPWILTVGASTIDRKLKATVKLGNQQLFEGETAFHPKDHNSTFSPLFDPSLNATDFERPYCGPGTLSDPDIKGKIVVCKAGGGFPRIVKGQTVKDAGGVGMIIISTADDGFTIPADAHVLPALYITYKDGMEILDYMNSTSKPIARIAFQGTIIGDKDAPVVTAFSSRGPSIASPGILKPDIIGPGLNILAAWPTSIDNKTNTKSTFNIISGTSMSCPHLSGVAALLKSTHPTWSPAAIKSAIMTTANTVNLANDPILDERLLPANIFAIGAGHVNPSRANDPGLIYDTELKDYLPYLCGLNYTNRQVGNLLQRKVDCKEVKRIPEAQLNYPSFSITLGEISQTYTRTVTNVGEAKSSYSVEIASPPGVSVIVKPSTLEFSQLDQKLKYQVTFTKRDNSPNSGIAQGFLKWSSKKYSVRSPVAVVLQPTIGF